CGGCGATCCACTTCGGCACGAACGCGTCCAGCGCGCGCTCCAGGTCCGTGTCCACGTACTCGTCCACGACCCACCACGAGATCAGCGCGTCCTCGGCGGGGTCGATGTAGACGCAGCCCAGCAGCTCGGTCTCGTCCGCGTTGAACAGGGCGTAGTTGAACGACTCGTGCGCGTTCTGCTCACGCTCGTGCCGCGCGAGGTCGACGCGGTCCTGCTCGTGGGTCATGTGGGCGGGCGGCCAACCCCACTGCTCGCCGTACAGCGACCAGAGCCGCTCCCGCGAGCCCATCACGGCCGGGTAGTCGATGTCCACATCGGACTCGCGGATGGGCCGCAGGTGGTGACCGTCGTCGAGCGGGACGTGGGTCGGGTGGGCGAAGTCAGCGGGAAGCCACGGCATGGGCGGAGTCTGCGGTGACGTGAGCCGGAACGCCACCGAAAATCCGATGGCGCGACCCGCGGCGCCCCGAGACACTGCCTGGATGACCGATGGCGGGATGACCGACGGGCTGGTGCTGCGGACCGCGCGACCGGCGGACCTGGACCAGATCGGCGCCCTGCTGACCGACCGGGGTGAACCGGCGGACGCGATCGACCACCGCCTGGTGGTCGAGGACCCGGACGCGGGCTGGGAGGCGTGCGCGGTCGTCGTGGACGGCGACAAGGTCGTGTCCACCGCGACCCTGCTGGACGAGACGCTGGTGTTGAACGGTCTGGAGATCCCCGCAGGCCAGGTCGAACTTGTGGCGACCGACCGTGCGTACGAGGGCCGTGGGCTGGTGCGCGCGTTGATGGCGTGGGCGCACGAACGGTCGGCCGCGCGCGGTCAGCTGGTGAACGTGATGCTCGGCATCCCCTATTTCTACCGCCTGTTCGGCTACACCTACGCGATCCCGATCTCGGCCACGCGGCCGGTGACGAGCCTGCCGGACGGCTCCGGCCACAACCTGCGTGAGGCGACGGCGGACGACATCCCGGCGATGGCCCGCCTCCAGGATGCCGTGCAGGCACCGGCCGACCTGCGGATGCCGCACTCCCCTGGCCTGTGGCGGTGGCTGGTGGCGCGGGACGGCAGCACGGAGTGGCTGGTCGAGCGGAACGGCGTGCCGGTGGCGGCCGGGCGAACCACCCCGCCGGACGAGGGCGTCCGGCTGTGCGAGGTGGCGGCCGTGGACGAAGCCGCCGCGCACGCGCTGCTCGCGTTGACGGAGGCCACCGAGGTGAACGAGCGGCCGGGCACGGTCGCGGGCGAGGCGCTGGAGCCGTTCCTGGGGCCCGCGCCGGAAGACGCGAGCTCCTACTACGTGCGGATCGGCGACCCGGTCGCGTTGCTGGAGCACCTGCGGCCGGTGTTCGGGCGGCGGTTGGCGGACGGTGGTTTCGGTGATCAGGAGGGCGAGGCGGTCGTCTCGTTCTACCGCTCGCACGTGCGGCTGCCGTTCAAGGCGGGTGAGGTCGGGCCGGTCGTGTCGGGCGGCACCATGCAGGCTCCAGGCGCGGCGGGAGGTGCGGGTGTGGCGCCGGACCTGCTGGCATCGCTGCTGTTCGGCCCGCACGGCCTCAAGGGCCTGACCGCGCGGGAACCGGACGTCTACCCCGGCCCGAACGCCGACTTGATGCACACCTTGTTCCCGCCGGTGCGCGGCGACCTGATGACGTTCTACATCCCTTGACGTGCTTGCCGGGCGACTTCCTCAGACCGTGAGCAGGCCCCAGTACGCCGCCCACGGCAGGAAAACGACCCCACCGGCGGTCAGCACGGCCAGGCGCGGAGTTGGCCGCTGCCTGCGCCACCCGGCGATGACGAGTGCTGTCGCAACCAGCACGCCCACGGCGGTGAGCTGGAGCAGCAGCCACGGAAGCGGCCTGCCCAGCACGCTCGACCGCACGTCCGTCGCTCCACTTTGGACGATGGAGAACAGGTAGGTCAGCGCGCCGAGCACGGTCGCGATTCCGCCCACCGCCAGGCAGCGGGCCAGCCAGCGCACCGGTGTCGGGCTGCGGCGGCCACGCAACCGTCGCACTGCTGCTGCTACCGGGTAGGCCAGGAATGCCAGCAGCATCAGGATTACCCCGATCGTGTGCAGCCACGGGGATTCGTGCCAGGCGAGCGGTGTGACGGGCTCGCTGTGGACGGGTTGGTCCGGTGGCGCGTCGGCGGAGGCGTGCGGCGGACCGGCGGCGAGGTCGTTGATCCACGACGTCATGAGGTCGACGTAGCCGGGCGCGAAGTCCGCCGTGCCGTCGTCGAAGCCGTTCGTGCTGCGGCGCATGTTGTGGTCCGCGTTCGGGACGACCCGCAGCGTGTAGTGCGTGTTGCCGCCTTGGTCGAGGGATTGACGGAAGGTCGTCAGGCTCTCCCCCGGCGCGGTCGAGCGGTCGTGCTGGGCGAACACGCCGAGCAGTGGCTGGTCCACTCCCGTCAGGGTCGTTGCGGGGTCATAGGCCGTGTCGCCGAACAAGCCGGCGGCGTCCAGCATGCGGCTGACGTTATGTCCGAGCGGGCCGATCAGTCGGGTGTTGACGCCCGCGTGCGCCAGGTGTGCGTGGTTGCTCCACAGTTGGGTGCGGGCGGCGTCCATTCCGCTTGCTGCGACCGTGACCACGAAGGCGACGTCGTTCGAGCGCGACGCGGCCAGCGGCACGACCCAGCCGCCCTGGCTGTGGCCCCACAACCCCACCAGGGACGGGTCGACTCCCGGTCGGGTTCGCAGTAGGCGGACTCCGGCCAGCGCGTCGTCTGCGAGGTCGCCGAACGTGCTTGTCGCCCTTGAGTAGCCGGGGGCCTTGTCGTAGATCAGCGCGGTGATCCCGGCTCGGGCGAATGCCTCGGCCTCACGCCGGTAGTCGTCGCGGTGGGTGGATCCGGCGCCGGCGACGATGACCACGGCTGGGCCGTTGGCGTCGGGTGGGGCTATGACCGTGCCGTGCAGGGTGTGGTCGCCGCTGGCGAAGGTGACGTCGGTGGTGGTCGGGCCGGCGGGTTCGGCGGTGGCGGGCAGCGGTAGCAGCGCGCTGGCGACGGCCAGGATGAGAACGGCCGATTTGTGTGCGGGCAGCACGAAATGCTCTCCTGTCGGAGGAAGTGCGGTGACTTGGTGCTCGCCCGGTGGGCGAGGTGTGACGACTTCCATGCCCGGGCCGTCGAGTTGCCGCTCGGCGGTCCGGGGTCGGCTATGCGGTGTGCGTGGTGTCGTCCTCCGGATCGGTGGTGGTCCCGGGGTCGGTGTCAGGGTCGGGGTCGGGGAAGGCCACGAACCGCGTCTGCACGGTCCGCGCGCCGTCCGGAATCCGGTTGGCAGGCCGCTGGTACTTCTTCAGCAGCGTCAGGTAGTCCTCGAAGAACGCGGCCAGTTCGCCGGGCGTGACCTGGATGGAGCCGCGCGAGAAGGGCACGGCGTCCGACCACACGCCGAGTTCGTGGCGCACCGCGTCGAACCGGGCGAACATCTCCAGGTCTTCGGCGAGCCAGAGTCGTTGGAGGTCGTCGATCGTGGACCGCATCTCCGGGTCCTGCTCGCCGCGCCGGTCGAACCGCACGTCCCGGCGGACGTGCCGCCACCAGCGCTCACGTCCGCGTGCGCGCTCGGGAACCTCTTCGACCAAGCCGTGTTTGGCGAGGATCCGGAGGTTGTAGCTGGTGCCGCCGGTGGTCACGCCGAGCCGTTCGGCGAGCACGGTCGACGTCGCCTCGCCGAGGAGTTCCAACTCCCGGAGCATGCGTTGCCGCAACGGGTTCGCCATCGCCTTGGCGAGCCCGAGATCGGCCCTGACTGGTTCCGACATGGTGCACGATAACCCGTGCATCACTTCTCGTGCAACTGCTCAGCCCGTTCGCAGGTCGCCCGTGAACTCGACGCCCATCACGATGCCGACGAGTACGAGCAGCCCTCCCGCGCAGGCGAGCGCGCGCCGGTAGCCGGTGTCCCCCAGCCGACTGCGCCCGCGTGCGACGAGCAGTGCGATCACGATCTTGCCGCCGACCAGGGTCGCGTAGAACCCGATCAGCAGCGCCGCGCCCGCGCCGGCCGACTCGCGCCAAGTGGTGATGATCAGCGGCCCCAACGCCGTCGCCCAAGCGATCCACGGATGCGGACTAAGCAGATTGACCACCACCGCCCGCTTCAGGGCACCGGAATTGTCAGACCCCGTCGGTAGAATCGAATTCAGGGGTCCCCTTGGCGGCGACCCCTGCAAAGCCCGGCCTCCGGCCGCATCTCCCCCAGCGACGCCGCTCACGGCCGCATCTCGCCCAGCCGCGTCTACGCGGGCAGCGTTCTCGTCAGCCGGGCGCGTGGTACCGCCACTGACCGGATCGTCGGCAACGGCGGTTTCAGCGGCGTTCTGAGTGGCGGTTTCGGCGGCGAATTCGTCTGCCGGGCGCGCGGTGGCGGTGCCTAGTGAGGCCGATCGTGCCTCCCGGACCGTCTGCACGCCGCTCCACACCACGAACACCGCGCCCACCACCCCGAGCACGCCCAGCGCCCGCCCCGGCAGCCGGTCCAGCAGGAGCAGCGTCACCAGCACCACGACCGCGTCCGACAACAGCGGCGCGCAGGCGGTCAGCACACCGGCCATCCGGCCCGAGCGCAAAGCCGACGTCACCACCAGCACCAACAGCGGGCCGGGGCTGATGCTCGCGGCCAAGCCGAGGGTCAGTCCCAACCCCAGTGCGTCCACAGCGGCAGACTAGGACACGTGTCCGAGTTCGCCCGAGTCCTGACCACCCTGCGGCAGATCCGCGGCCTGAGCCCGTTCTTCGTCCTGGACGTCGGTCGGCCCACCGACGGCGACCGGCCCGACAGCGACCGGCCCGACAGCGGCTGGCACGACGGCGAAGACCTGCTGCACGGTCCCGCCCTGCCCGACGCGCTCGACCGGATCGCCACCCGGTACCGCACAACCGAACGGCGGGTCGCCGCGTCGCTGTTCTTCCTCAGCTACACCGCGCGGCTGCTCAGCCCGGTAGTTGCCGCCCGCGCGATCGACGGGGTCGCGCCGGACGTCCGACCTACCAACCTGTGGTGGCGCTACCGACCTGACGGCCTCCAAGTCCGGCTCAAGGACCCGCTCGCGGGCGTCGGCGTCGCCGAGTCGATGGAGCCGGTGGTCGAAGCGGTGCACGGGATCACGCCGGTGGCGCGCGGCCTGCTGTGGGGCAACGCGGCGTCGTCCATGGCGGGCGCGCTGCGCATGATCAGCCGCAGCGACATCACGGCGGACTGCGTTGCGCTCGGCGAGGAGTTGTTCGCCGATCCTCCGTTGAAGGGCACTGGCGAGTTCATCCCGTTCCCCGGCGAGGTCGTGTTCCGGCGACGCAGCTGCTGCCTGTACTACCGCCTCGACGGCGGCGGGACGTGCGGCGATTGCCCGCTGCCGCCCCGCTGACCGGCGGACGTGAGGAAACGACAACTCGTCTGGCCGGTTGTGCCCGGCCACGATCGACATCTACGGTTCGGGCGCCGCAGTGGACGGGAAGCCGGTGGGAATCCGGCGCGGTCCTCGCCACTGTGACCGGGGAGCCAACCCGCCGAGAACGTCACTGGTCGCGTGGAGCGGCTGGGAAGACGCGGGGACGGTGCTGATCCGGGAGTCAGGAGACCGGCTGCGGCGCGCGTTGTTGTTGACCTTCCACGAGGTATGGAGGAGGCCGTCCCGTCATGACGAGCCCCGCTCAGTCCCCCGCAGTTTCCGACAATCTGGTCATCCCCAAATGGGCCTACGCCATCGCACTGGTCGCGTTGACCGTGACGTGGGTGGTCCTCCAGGAGAACGGCGTCGCGCTCGGCCACGCCGCCGAGACCGTGCACGAGTTCTTCCACGACGGGCGCCACGCACTCGGCGTCCCGTGTCACTAGGGCTCGCCGAGATGCGGGCGAACGTGCCCACCTACAGAGGTCTGCTGCTCCGCGGTGTCGGTGCGGGCGCGGTGTCCGGGCTGCTCGCGGGCCTGGTCGGCGTGCTCGTGGTCGAAGCCCCGATTCGCGCGGCGCTGGCCGTCGAGCAGGCACGTCCGGTTGAGCCGGGTGGACACGAGCACGGCGAGCTGTTCAGCCGTGGCACGCAGGTGGTCGGCGGTGTGCTCGCCGCGGTCGTGGTGGGTGTCGCCGTCGGCGCGTTGTTCGCCACCGCGTACGCGGGATCACGGCGCTGGTTCGCGTCCAAGGCGCCGTTCGTGCGGGCGGTGACGTTGTCGGCGGCGGTGTTCGGCGCGGCGGCGTTGCTGCCCGCGGTGAAGTACCCGGCCAACCCGCCGGCCGTGGGCGACCCGAACACGGTGGAGTACCGGACGGTGCTCTACCTGGGGTTGATCGCGGCCGGGC
This is a stretch of genomic DNA from Saccharothrix ecbatanensis. It encodes these proteins:
- a CDS encoding prolyl oligopeptidase family serine peptidase translates to MLPAHKSAVLILAVASALLPLPATAEPAGPTTTDVTFASGDHTLHGTVIAPPDANGPAVVIVAGAGSTHRDDYRREAEAFARAGITALIYDKAPGYSRATSTFGDLADDALAGVRLLRTRPGVDPSLVGLWGHSQGGWVVPLAASRSNDVAFVVTVAASGMDAARTQLWSNHAHLAHAGVNTRLIGPLGHNVSRMLDAAGLFGDTAYDPATTLTGVDQPLLGVFAQHDRSTAPGESLTTFRQSLDQGGNTHYTLRVVPNADHNMRRSTNGFDDGTADFAPGYVDLMTSWINDLAAGPPHASADAPPDQPVHSEPVTPLAWHESPWLHTIGVILMLLAFLAYPVAAAVRRLRGRRSPTPVRWLARCLAVGGIATVLGALTYLFSIVQSGATDVRSSVLGRPLPWLLLQLTAVGVLVATALVIAGWRRQRPTPRLAVLTAGGVVFLPWAAYWGLLTV
- a CDS encoding CbtB domain-containing protein, which produces MTSPAQSPAVSDNLVIPKWAYAIALVALTVTWVVLQENGVALGHAAETVHEFFHDGRHALGVPCH
- a CDS encoding GNAT family N-acetyltransferase, whose amino-acid sequence is MTDGGMTDGLVLRTARPADLDQIGALLTDRGEPADAIDHRLVVEDPDAGWEACAVVVDGDKVVSTATLLDETLVLNGLEIPAGQVELVATDRAYEGRGLVRALMAWAHERSAARGQLVNVMLGIPYFYRLFGYTYAIPISATRPVTSLPDGSGHNLREATADDIPAMARLQDAVQAPADLRMPHSPGLWRWLVARDGSTEWLVERNGVPVAAGRTTPPDEGVRLCEVAAVDEAAAHALLALTEATEVNERPGTVAGEALEPFLGPAPEDASSYYVRIGDPVALLEHLRPVFGRRLADGGFGDQEGEAVVSFYRSHVRLPFKAGEVGPVVSGGTMQAPGAAGGAGVAPDLLASLLFGPHGLKGLTAREPDVYPGPNADLMHTLFPPVRGDLMTFYIP
- a CDS encoding LysE family transporter — translated: MDALGLGLTLGLAASISPGPLLVLVVTSALRSGRMAGVLTACAPLLSDAVVVLVTLLLLDRLPGRALGVLGVVGAVFVVWSGVQTVREARSASLGTATARPADEFAAETATQNAAETAVADDPVSGGTTRPADENAARVDAAGRDAAVSGVAGGDAAGGRALQGSPPRGPLNSILPTGSDNSGALKRAVVVNLLSPHPWIAWATALGPLIITTWRESAGAGAALLIGFYATLVGGKIVIALLVARGRSRLGDTGYRRALACAGGLLVLVGIVMGVEFTGDLRTG
- a CDS encoding CbtA family protein, with product MSLGLAEMRANVPTYRGLLLRGVGAGAVSGLLAGLVGVLVVEAPIRAALAVEQARPVEPGGHEHGELFSRGTQVVGGVLAAVVVGVAVGALFATAYAGSRRWFASKAPFVRAVTLSAAVFGAAALLPAVKYPANPPAVGDPNTVEYRTVLYLGLIAAGLLVAFGASYLASRLGHLGQPVRSTAVALAVVAAVIVLLVAFPATPDAVPADMPGGVLWDFRLASLAETATLWLGLGVVFGLLVDPAARRVPVSPTP
- a CDS encoding N-acetyltransferase; the protein is MPWLPADFAHPTHVPLDDGHHLRPIRESDVDIDYPAVMGSRERLWSLYGEQWGWPPAHMTHEQDRVDLARHEREQNAHESFNYALFNADETELLGCVYIDPAEDALISWWVVDEYVDTDLERALDAFVPKWIAEVWPFTSPRYGI
- a CDS encoding winged helix-turn-helix domain-containing protein codes for the protein MSEPVRADLGLAKAMANPLRQRMLRELELLGEATSTVLAERLGVTTGGTSYNLRILAKHGLVEEVPERARGRERWWRHVRRDVRFDRRGEQDPEMRSTIDDLQRLWLAEDLEMFARFDAVRHELGVWSDAVPFSRGSIQVTPGELAAFFEDYLTLLKKYQRPANRIPDGARTVQTRFVAFPDPDPDTDPGTTTDPEDDTTHTA
- a CDS encoding (2Fe-2S)-binding protein, with translation MSEFARVLTTLRQIRGLSPFFVLDVGRPTDGDRPDSDRPDSGWHDGEDLLHGPALPDALDRIATRYRTTERRVAASLFFLSYTARLLSPVVAARAIDGVAPDVRPTNLWWRYRPDGLQVRLKDPLAGVGVAESMEPVVEAVHGITPVARGLLWGNAASSMAGALRMISRSDITADCVALGEELFADPPLKGTGEFIPFPGEVVFRRRSCCLYYRLDGGGTCGDCPLPPR